CCACCGTCACCACGACCCGTCGGGACGCCATGACCACCTCCCGGAAGCACCCGGATATCCCCCAGACCTGGACGTTGCCAGTCCGGTCCGCCCGCTGGGCGTGGAGTATCCCCGTGTCGGGGTTCAGGGCGCGCACCGCCGCCACCGGCTCGCCGGTGAAGGGGCAGTCCAGAAACCGGACATGAGGGGCTATCTCGCCGAGCGAAGTGCCGAGATATCCCTTCATGACAGTGAACGGCATCCCGGAAGCTCCGGCCACGTACCGGTTGGTCAGACCGGCGTGGCTGTGCTCCTCCAACTCGAGGGGTGTCGGCCAGCCGTTCTCCACCGCATCCCTGAAGCGGTACAGCGAACCGACTCCTGGGTTCCCGCCCCACGAGAAAAGAAGCTTGCGAACACATCCGGCCCCTATCAACTGGTCGTAGATCAGGTCCGGGGTCATCCTCGACACGGTCAGGTTGCGCTTCTCCTGGCGGATGATCTCGTGGCCGGCCGCGAACGGGATCAGATGTGTGAAGCCCTCCAGCGCCACCGTGTCGCCGTCCCGGACGTGGCGGGAGATAGCGGTCGTCAGGTCGAGGTGCTCTGCCATCTTGCCGAGAAAAGGCCCTCAGTACCTCTCGGAGACGAAGGTCTGATCCGTGATAGGCGGACGGACGTAGCCGACCCCCGACTGACGTTCGGGTAGCTCTATGTCGTCCCAAGGAACATCCTCGTAGGGAATCTGGTCCAGCAGGTGGGCGATGCAGTTCAGGCGAGCACGCTTCTTGTTGTCGGCGTTGACCACGTACCAGGGGGCCTGCTTGATGTCCGTGTGGGCGAACAGGATGTCTTTCGCCTTGGAGAACTCCACCCATCGGGACCTCCCCTCCACGTCGACGGGGGACAGTTTCCAACGCTTTCTCGGGTCGTGGATCCGGGACTGGAAACGTCTCTCCTGTTCAGCGTCGCTCACGGAGAACCAGTACTTGATCAGGATGATGCCGGAGCGGATGAGCATGCGCTCGAACTCGGGACACGAGCGGAGAAACTCACGGTATTCCTCCTCGGTGCAGAAACCCATGACCGGCTCCACGACCCCGCGGTTGTACCAACTGCGATCGAAGAGGGCCATCTCGCCGGCGGCGGGCAACTCGGCCACATACCGCTGGAACCACCATTGCGTCTTCTCCCGGTCGCTGGGGGTGCCGAGCGCCACCACCCGCACGACGCGGGGATTCAGCCGTTCCGTGATCCGCTTGATCACACCACCCTTGCCGGCCGCATCACGGCCCTCGAAGATGACCACCACCTTGAGACCCTGGTGCTTGATCCAGCGCTGCAGGCGGACCAGCTCCTCCTGCAGCCGGCCCAACTCCGCCTCGTAGACCTTCCGCTTGAGCTTGGGTCGGTCCTGGTCGGGCGCTTGCGAGTCGAGCGCTTCCAGGAAATCAACACTCATGCCGCCCAAGACTAAACGAAGCCCCGAGCGGCCAGTCGTCAGTGGTCAGTGGTCAGTGGTCAGTGGTCAGTGGTCAGTGGTCAGTGAATGGTCTAACGGAATTGTTGGGGAGGGAACACAGGCCGGGGGGCCAGGGGAACTTGATCACCCATAGGCCGCTGACTGGCCACTGGCTACTACACAAAGGCGGCCAGCACCGCAGGCACTGCCGCCTCGAGTACGCCGGGACCGTAGCCACCCTCCTGGATGATCACCGTGGGCAGGCCGGTGCGCAGAGCCTCCCCCAGCAGCGGATAGTCCTGGTCGGTCAGGGCCAACACGCCGTCGGTGACATGGGTGTCCACCCCCAGAGCCACCACCAGGAATTCTGCTCCGAAGGAACCGACTGCCTCGACGGCCTCCTGCAAGGCGGGGCGGTATGCCGGCCAACCGGACCCGCTCGGGAGGGGAAGGTTGAGGTTGGCGCCCGACCCGGCCCCGTCCCCCCGCTCCTCGGGAAATCCGGAGAAGAATGGGAAATGTACCTCGGGATCACCATGGATCGAGATGGTCAGCACGTCCCCACGGCTCCAGAACACCGCCTGGGTGCCGTTGCCGTGGTGGGTGTCGACATCCACGATCGCCACTCTGGCCCCCCGTGACGCCAGCCACGCCGCCGAGAGCGCGGTGTTGTTCAGGTAGCAGTAGCCGCCGAAGGTCGCAGGAGCGGCATGGTGGCCGGGAGGGCGGCAGATGGCATAGGCAACCCGCCCTCCGTCATGGACGGCACCGGCCGCGGCGACAGCGGATGCCGCCGCCGAGAGCGCCGCCGGCCAGGTGCCTTCCAGGATCGGATCGACATCGTTGGAGTAGATGCCGAGTTGAGCGTCGACGTGGGTAGGGGGACGGCCCGGCAATCCGGGGATGGGACGGATGTAGGCCACCGCTTCGCCGTCGGCCGGGGCGCCGGTGGCGGCCCGCCAGCGGTCGTGCGCCATGCGCAGGAACTCCAGGTACTCGGGCTCGTGTACGAGGAGCAAGTCCTGCTCGTCCACAGGAGGGGGGCAGACCACGTCGACTGCTTCGAGCTGTGCCAGGGCGGAGAGAATGCGGTCGGCTCGCGCCGCGGTCTCCGCCGGAGGCAAGAGGACTCCCCCGAATCGGTGGGGCTCCGAGGGATTATGGAGACGGTGGTCGGGATGGACATAGACCTGCACGGGGCTCCTCCGAGGTCATCGGGCTGCCAGGGAGGATGCTAGGGCCGGTTGCTAGCCCTGATTATTCCTGTTCCCCGCACACCGACGCGGATCAGGCCACTTCAACCACACCATTTGCAACGCGGCCGCCCTTCACGCAGCGGTTTGATTTGACACCCGGTCGGAAGATCGGGGGTCAAACGGCTATAACCCCAGGTCAGGAGCACGAAGCACCCATCTCCGTCACCCGGACAAACCCCGACCATGAATAATTGGGGCTAGGCTTGGTCAACTGTTCATCACTACGTGCTACTCGGTATCACGGTGGTGTGTGTCGCAGGAAGGACCCGTTCGGCCTTGGATCCGGTAATCGCCTTCACCGAAGTGACCAAGTCCTTCGGGTCAATCGATGCCCTGGATCCCATCGGCCTCACCATCCGCAAGGGCGAGTTCGTATCCCTAGTGGGACCGTCCGGGTGCGGGAAGTCAACCGTTCTGAGGCTCGGATCGGGACTAATCGAGCCCACGAAAGGCACAGTGAGCCGGTCTTCGGACAACGTCGGCTACATCTTCCAGGAGCCCACGCTGATGCCGTGGCGTACGGTGGAACAGAACGTGACCTTCCTCGGCGAACTGGACGGGTTGGGCCGCCAGGAGGCCAGGCGGCGCGCCGACGAGGTGCTCTCGCTAGTCGGGCTCGAGGAGTTCCGCGACCACTATCCCCTGGCCCTGTCGGGCGGGATGAAGATGCGCACCAGTATCGCCAGGTCGTTGCTGCTCGATCCCGACCTGTTCCTGTTCGACGAGCCGCTCGGTGCGCTGGACCAGATCAGCCGGGCGCGGCTCAACGCAGAGCTGTGTGCCCTGTTCTCCGAGCGACGCTTCGCGGCCCTGTTCGTCACGCATTCGGTTGACGAGGCCGTATTCCTGGCATCTCGCCTGCTCGTGATGAGCAAGCGGCCGGGAAGGCTCGTGGCCGAGTTCGCAATCCCTTACGAGTTCCCTCGCCAGCCCGAAATCCGCTACGAGCCGGAGTTCGCGGTGCTGGCCGGCCAGGTCGCCGCCGCACTGGCAGAGGCATCATGAGCAACCGGACCGGCGAGACCACCAACGCCTCCCGCGCCGGCCCCGCCCGCATCCGGGAGCTGCTCGGCGTTGCCATTCCACCCGCTCTGGTCGCCCTGGCCATAATCCTCCTCTGGTACGGAATCACCTTCTTCGTGCTCGAGCCCGACCGGCGCTTTCTCCTCCCGCCGCCCCACGGCGTGATCGAGGAGGGGATTCTCGACGGAGAGGTGTTAGCGGAGATCATGGGCGGCCTGTACCGGACCGCCATGGTCGCCGGCCTCGGGCTGTTAATCGGCTTCGCGTTGGGGTTCTCGATGGCCTTGGTGATGAGCCAGGCCAAATGGATCGAGCGCTCACTGTACCCCTGGGCCGTCGTATGCCAGACGGTGCCGATCCTGGCCTTGGTCCCGCTCCTCGGCTTCTGGTTCGGCTTCGGGTTGATGTCTCGGGTAACGGTTTGCGTGATCATCGCTCTCTTCCCGATCGTCATCAACTCCCTGACCGGCTTGCAGGGTGCCGACCCCAGACTGCACGACCTGCTCACGCTCCACAACGCCGGCCGGTGGACCCGGGCTCTGAAGCTCCAGGTCCCCGCCGCCCGCCCGCTCATCTTCACCGGCCTCCGCACCTCGGCCGGCCTGTCGGTGATCGGAGCGATCGTGGGCGACTTCTTCTTCGGTCGGGGCCAGCCCGGCCTGGGCATCCTGCTCGACCGATACAGCCGCCGTCTCAGAAGCGAGGAACTGCTGGCCGCGGTCATCGCCGCCTGCCTGCTCGGCGTGGTGGCTTTCTGGATATTCGGCGTGATCGGCCGCCGGGCCGTCGGCCATTGGGATCCGTCGTGGGCTGACGAGCGGAACAAGGACACTTAGACGTGCGAATCCGACCGGAGTCGGGCGCGGTCAGGAGCCATGGAACAGGTAGCAACGGAAGATCGGAAAGGAGGCCGACATGAGAAGACATCGGATAGGAGGAAGGGCAGCTACCACGCTGGCCCTGATCGCCGCTCTGTCGCTGGTGGCAGCGGCGTGCGGCGGCGAAGAGGAAGCCCCCGCCACCACGGCGGCGCCGGCTACCACCGCAGCGCCGGCCACCACCGCAGCGCCTGCTACGACAGAGGCTGCGGCGATGACGCTGGCGGATGTCTGCCCCGACCCGCTCGTGATCCAGCTCGACTGGGAACCCGAGTCGGAGCACGGCGGCATCTACCAGTTGGTCGGTCCCGGTTACGAGATCAACAACGACGCCAAGAGCGTCCGTGGTCCGCTGGTCGCGGGCGGCGAGGACACCGGCATCGACATCGAGGTGCGTATCGGTGGCTTCGCGGTCGGCTTCCAGCCGGTGCAGTCGCTGCTGTACCAGGACCAGGACATCTTCATGGGCTTCGTCCGGGCTACCGAAGCCATGTCGACCTATGCGGATGTTCCGGTCGTGAGCGTGATGGCAACGTTCGAGAAGAGCGCCTTCGCGATCTACTGGGACCCGGAGACCTACCCGAACGTCAACGAGATCGCCGACCTCAAGGACGAGGGAGCGATCATCCTGCTCGGACGCCCGGATGTGTTCCAGGACTGGTGGGTCGCCGAGGGCATCATGGACGAGTCCCAGATGGACCTGACCGACGCGCCCAAGCCGGCTGCGTTCATCGGCGCCGGCGGCGAGGTCGCCGAGGCCGGGTTCGCCACCGCCGAGCCCTACATCTACGAGGTGGAGGTGCCCGAGTGGGGCAAGCCGGTAAGGACCCAGTTGATCCATGACACCGGCTTCGAGGAGTACTTCCAGGCGCTCGGAGTGCGGGCCGCAGATGCCACCGACCGGGCCGATTGCCTCCGGGAAGTGGTGCCCATCATCCAGCAGGCCCA
This bacterium DNA region includes the following protein-coding sequences:
- a CDS encoding CoA transferase subunit A → MAEHLDLTTAISRHVRDGDTVALEGFTHLIPFAAGHEIIRQEKRNLTVSRMTPDLIYDQLIGAGCVRKLLFSWGGNPGVGSLYRFRDAVENGWPTPLELEEHSHAGLTNRYVAGASGMPFTVMKGYLGTSLGEIAPHVRFLDCPFTGEPVAAVRALNPDTGILHAQRADRTGNVQVWGISGCFREVVMASRRVVVTVEEIVDVLERRPGDFVIPSMAITAVCEVTGGAWPSYVQDYYDRDNDWYRKWPALSRDRDAFLAWLDEYVMGA
- the ppk2 gene encoding polyphosphate kinase 2 translates to MSVDFLEALDSQAPDQDRPKLKRKVYEAELGRLQEELVRLQRWIKHQGLKVVVIFEGRDAAGKGGVIKRITERLNPRVVRVVALGTPSDREKTQWWFQRYVAELPAAGEMALFDRSWYNRGVVEPVMGFCTEEEYREFLRSCPEFERMLIRSGIILIKYWFSVSDAEQERRFQSRIHDPRKRWKLSPVDVEGRSRWVEFSKAKDILFAHTDIKQAPWYVVNADNKKRARLNCIAHLLDQIPYEDVPWDDIELPERQSGVGYVRPPITDQTFVSERY
- a CDS encoding histone deacetylase family protein; this encodes MQVYVHPDHRLHNPSEPHRFGGVLLPPAETAARADRILSALAQLEAVDVVCPPPVDEQDLLLVHEPEYLEFLRMAHDRWRAATGAPADGEAVAYIRPIPGLPGRPPTHVDAQLGIYSNDVDPILEGTWPAALSAAASAVAAAGAVHDGGRVAYAICRPPGHHAAPATFGGYCYLNNTALSAAWLASRGARVAIVDVDTHHGNGTQAVFWSRGDVLTISIHGDPEVHFPFFSGFPEERGDGAGSGANLNLPLPSGSGWPAYRPALQEAVEAVGSFGAEFLVVALGVDTHVTDGVLALTDQDYPLLGEALRTGLPTVIIQEGGYGPGVLEAAVPAVLAAFV
- a CDS encoding ABC transporter ATP-binding protein; amino-acid sequence: MDPVIAFTEVTKSFGSIDALDPIGLTIRKGEFVSLVGPSGCGKSTVLRLGSGLIEPTKGTVSRSSDNVGYIFQEPTLMPWRTVEQNVTFLGELDGLGRQEARRRADEVLSLVGLEEFRDHYPLALSGGMKMRTSIARSLLLDPDLFLFDEPLGALDQISRARLNAELCALFSERRFAALFVTHSVDEAVFLASRLLVMSKRPGRLVAEFAIPYEFPRQPEIRYEPEFAVLAGQVAAALAEAS
- a CDS encoding ABC transporter permease, with product MSNRTGETTNASRAGPARIRELLGVAIPPALVALAIILLWYGITFFVLEPDRRFLLPPPHGVIEEGILDGEVLAEIMGGLYRTAMVAGLGLLIGFALGFSMALVMSQAKWIERSLYPWAVVCQTVPILALVPLLGFWFGFGLMSRVTVCVIIALFPIVINSLTGLQGADPRLHDLLTLHNAGRWTRALKLQVPAARPLIFTGLRTSAGLSVIGAIVGDFFFGRGQPGLGILLDRYSRRLRSEELLAAVIAACLLGVVAFWIFGVIGRRAVGHWDPSWADERNKDT